One stretch of Candidatus Latescibacterota bacterium DNA includes these proteins:
- the cysS gene encoding cysteine--tRNA ligase — protein sequence MTLKVYDTLRRKKEEFAPVHEGKVGIYFCGMTVQGKPHMGHMLAFVSGDIIKRYLRFKGYDVTYLQNFTDVDDKIIEKANTEGVDFHVVAERYIAEYFKYEKELNILPADIYPKATEHIDDIIALVQKLVDRDLAYQSGTDVYFRVRDCSFYGKLSGRKIDELQSGARIEVEEQKEDPLDFTLWKGAREGEPAWDSPWGRGRPGWHIECSAMSMKYLGDTIDMHGGGLDLIFPHHENEIAQSESATGNPYVKYWMHNGLLNLQGEKMSKSTGHFFSIEDIVKEFPGEIIRFYLLSTHFRSTTEFGRERLKEASAGFDRIRNLCIYLDEVSSRQHTSSSEEGPAGAGEETVTGESPLEKLASQVRSDFLEAMDDDFNSGEAVGHIFRLVREVNRLKAEDPASIEDDRSGIAALTALMEMFDEILGLFRDGLPSGDVEVPEDIVKLVREREEARKNKDWARADEIRAMVAGAGYTIEDGPDGSKVKPADAGE from the coding sequence ATGACACTAAAAGTCTACGATACGCTTCGAAGGAAGAAGGAAGAGTTTGCCCCGGTCCACGAGGGAAAGGTCGGCATCTATTTCTGCGGCATGACCGTACAGGGCAAGCCGCACATGGGACATATGCTGGCTTTCGTCTCCGGGGACATAATAAAGAGATACCTGAGGTTCAAAGGGTATGATGTGACATACCTTCAGAACTTCACCGATGTCGATGACAAGATCATCGAAAAGGCGAATACCGAGGGTGTTGATTTCCATGTAGTCGCCGAGAGGTATATCGCGGAGTATTTCAAATACGAAAAAGAACTTAACATATTGCCTGCTGATATCTATCCGAAGGCGACCGAACACATTGACGATATAATTGCCCTCGTCCAGAAGCTTGTTGACAGGGACCTCGCATATCAGAGTGGGACCGATGTCTATTTCCGGGTCAGGGATTGCTCTTTCTACGGTAAACTCTCGGGCCGGAAGATCGATGAACTGCAGTCCGGAGCTCGTATAGAGGTGGAAGAGCAGAAGGAAGATCCCCTGGACTTTACTCTATGGAAGGGTGCCAGGGAAGGCGAACCCGCCTGGGATTCGCCGTGGGGCAGGGGACGCCCGGGCTGGCATATCGAATGTTCAGCGATGTCGATGAAGTATCTGGGTGATACCATCGATATGCATGGCGGCGGACTGGATCTGATCTTTCCTCACCACGAGAATGAGATCGCCCAGAGCGAGTCGGCCACAGGCAACCCTTATGTGAAATACTGGATGCACAACGGACTGCTGAACCTCCAGGGCGAGAAGATGTCAAAGTCGACCGGCCATTTCTTTTCGATCGAGGATATCGTGAAGGAATTCCCCGGTGAAATCATAAGGTTCTACCTTCTTTCTACGCATTTCAGGTCCACGACAGAATTCGGCAGGGAGAGACTCAAAGAGGCCAGTGCCGGGTTTGACAGGATAAGAAACCTGTGCATATATCTCGATGAGGTATCCTCACGGCAGCACACTTCCTCCTCAGAAGAAGGTCCTGCCGGAGCCGGAGAGGAAACCGTTACCGGAGAAAGTCCCCTCGAAAAGCTGGCCTCTCAGGTGAGGAGTGACTTTCTGGAGGCGATGGATGACGACTTCAACAGCGGAGAGGCTGTGGGGCATATATTCCGACTGGTCAGGGAAGTCAACAGGCTCAAAGCCGAGGATCCTGCCTCGATCGAAGACGACAGGTCCGGGATAGCGGCGCTGACAGCCCTTATGGAGATGTTCGATGAGATACTCGGTCTGTTCAGGGACGGGCTCCCGTCGGGAGATGTCGAAGTGCCGGAGGATATTGTCAAGTTGGTCAGGGAGAGGGAAGAGGCGAGGAAGAACAAGGATTGGGCAAGGGCGGACGAGATCAGGGCAATGGTGGCCGGGGCCGGTTATACGATAGAGGACGGACCGGATGGTTCGAAGGTCAAGCCTGCGGACGCCGGGGAGTGA
- a CDS encoding M42 family metallopeptidase: protein MDRLEVLMKEFTEAPGVSGAEQKVFALMERELAPVCDIEKDRLGSFIGRLAGSKGGPKVMLAAHMDEIGLMVSHFTGKYIRFNTLGGWWVPRLIGLPVRIFTSRKEIVGVVASKSPFTMEKEERDRPINSKDLFIDVGLSGKQKPETLGIKPGDPVVPDFPFTILSGGKTYMAKAWDNRAGCLVVVEALKKLKRFKLPNTVYGVGTVQEEVGIRGAVTSGHTIAPDVCIAVDVNIARDLPGSPEGSTEKLGAGVSICVYDASLIPNTQLRDHVASIAEKKKIPFHFSAIPFGGTDGGRIHLNESGVPTLVLGVPTRYIHSSAGILNRKDFDNTVKLLVEVVRTLGPATIEGLT from the coding sequence ATGGACCGACTTGAAGTATTGATGAAAGAGTTCACAGAGGCACCCGGTGTGTCGGGGGCCGAACAGAAAGTGTTCGCCCTGATGGAAAGGGAGCTGGCCCCTGTCTGCGACATCGAAAAGGACAGGCTCGGTTCTTTCATCGGAAGGCTGGCCGGCAGCAAGGGAGGCCCGAAGGTCATGCTTGCCGCGCATATGGACGAGATCGGCTTGATGGTATCCCATTTCACGGGTAAATATATCAGGTTCAATACTCTGGGTGGTTGGTGGGTGCCGAGGTTGATCGGCCTTCCAGTGAGGATCTTTACTTCCAGGAAAGAGATTGTCGGAGTGGTCGCGTCGAAGAGTCCATTTACAATGGAGAAGGAAGAACGTGACAGACCTATCAACTCGAAAGACCTTTTCATCGATGTGGGGCTTTCAGGAAAACAGAAGCCGGAAACACTCGGTATCAAGCCGGGAGATCCGGTAGTGCCCGACTTTCCATTTACAATATTGAGCGGCGGGAAGACGTATATGGCCAAGGCCTGGGATAATCGGGCGGGATGCCTGGTGGTCGTCGAGGCATTGAAAAAGTTGAAGAGGTTCAAGCTTCCGAACACCGTCTATGGGGTCGGCACGGTCCAGGAGGAAGTAGGGATACGCGGCGCAGTGACCAGCGGCCACACGATCGCTCCCGATGTCTGTATAGCTGTAGACGTAAATATCGCCCGCGACCTTCCCGGATCACCAGAGGGGAGTACGGAGAAGCTGGGCGCAGGTGTATCGATCTGTGTCTATGACGCGAGCCTAATACCGAACACGCAGTTGAGGGACCATGTCGCCTCGATCGCGGAAAAGAAAAAAATACCTTTTCATTTCAGTGCGATACCATTTGGCGGAACAGACGGAGGAAGGATCCATCTCAACGAATCGGGGGTTCCCACTCTTGTCCTTGGTGTGCCTACGCGCTATATTCACAGTTCTGCCGGAATATTGAACAGGAAAGATTTCGATAATACGGTTAAATTGCTGGTCGAGGTCGTCAGGACCCTCGGCCCGGCTACCATAGAAGGTCTGACGTAA